The genomic interval CAAGTGACTATTAAAATTGGCTGTTTATACTTGTACAATAAATGTTAATCTTAATAAAGCACTCCTAATGTTTTTTATCTTTGTATTTCGAGCAAACCTGGTCCATTGAGCTCTCTGGCACGATCCCTCTCTTCTATCAGCCTCCCCTCAACAGAAAAATGTAAGTTCATCCTTAGATTTTCCTTGATTGGTTCCTGTGTGGAGTTGCTAGGGCAGCTCTACTCTTTCATTGGACATTAAGCGCGTCCATTAAATCCCGTAAACGCCCATTTTGTGTTGGAGAGGGTGTGGCCAATCTGCTGTTTTGATCCCATAAGCGCTGATGGCAGATCAGCCCCCGTAAGCTCACCCATTTAGGTTTTGTCGCGCGGACGGTGGCTCAGCTGATTCTGCGTCAGCGCTCCAGCGCGCTTCAAGCGCGTGCTCGGGTTTGTTGTTTTCCGGGGCACGAAGAATGACGTAGTGTTTTAATGacgtaatattattattgtagttTCTAGACAGGTTATTGTAGTTTATCTCGTCTTCTAAAATCGCAGTACTTTATAACTATATTTAGGTTTAAGAATAAAGAAGGCTatcaaatacattaatattcataagttattttgtatatatttatcatgATTGTATTTTGCATCACCACTGTCCTTTGTATGTTTTTTCATTGATCTACTGGGTTTTCAACCTTTACAAACACAGGGACCCTCCAGCCAACACTATTATATATCTAACACTATTATAATACATCCACTAACATGGCTACATTATATAATGGTTTATAGATCAATATCTAGGaaaatagaaatgaaaatatgtCTTTTTTATGTTTCATATATCCTCTCTATGGACTCCTGCCCCAACTGTGATCTCATTTTGTGACTGCTTAATTATGTATAATccaaactggaaaaaaaaacaacaaaaaaaaaaaaacatgtttcagcATAGTGTTCTTGCGCAATGTTGTTCACTAGAGGTCCACTGAGAGCAaattcattatataaaacatgCCTCTGTTAAAGCTGTATGATATCCAAATCTAGATTAATCTAGCACACACTAATGTTTTTAATGCTGCAACATTACCTGTCctgtaatattaattattcCACCATAACCAACAAGTGGCAAAACACACATTATTGTTTTCACTCCTGTGCAATTAAGTTTAGAATCATGTACACAAACTAATATAAACATGCACAAATGCTGCCCTCTAGTGTCCTAAAGACTATATTGACACAAATTCACCAATGTTGCATATACAGTTTAGATGTTTGATATCAAAACGGGTAATAGCTTGTTTCTGAAGGTGTATAAAAATAAGaacttattttattgttttaaccATAAAATTCATAGACAGATGATCAGCCTTGATCAGTGTTAAATTTTTGTTATAATCATTTGATTCAGACTATTCAGACATCAGACATTATCACATGCAGTAATCATTATCAAAATGATTACAGAACACAATCTCCTGAAGATAATTCTGATTAAAAGTCTCTGAATAAAGCACAATTAGCTATAACCAGGGATTGGTAACTTCTGTCCTTCCTTGGCTTCAAAAAAGGTGTATGAGAGTATAATATTGTCTACTCGTGCCATCCTGGGGTCTTCATCAAACTCTGGATCAATGTAGAAGAATACCGGCATGTCCACCTCCTCATGTGGGTTTAACCTCTGTTCCTCGAAACAGAAACACTGATGGAAAAACAAAGCAGTGTATTAGAATTTAGCACTCTGTTTAGTGAGCTAAGAAGGTAATACATTGGATAGCCATACATTTCTGCATACAGATGTCAACTTTAACAAATAATTATGATATTATGATAGTAATGTTAGTATGAATGTATTTAAATGCATCACACATTTACCTGTATCTTATTAAAATATTGTCCAGCCTCAAAAGGTACAACATTGTAGGTTGAAATGCCTATCACCGGTTTGTCTGTGGGGTTCCGTGCCTTATAAAAAGCCAGCGCAGTTTCTCCTGGTACGACCTGGGAAAACGTTCAAACATGGAATAATCAACTTAGTCTTCATCTTCAGAGACATTATATGAAAAACATGTTGTTTATGGAACGCCATATTTATTCCTGTATGtatagatacacacacacacacacacacacacacacacacacacacacaaagtgtttgtgtatatatattagagcttcatgattctggataaattgagaatcacatttttttttaatcacgattctcccatgatttTGAATGAACAACttgacaaaataacatgtaatttactagagcttctgacaaaatgttaattgctgcactctatttaaaaatatttaattaatggatctcttgaatgaatgattcaatgaaaaatacatttgttaacagtcacttgtcgccacctactggtgcaacaatgtaattgatagaatctttatttgaagagtcaagtttctttcaaaagatGATTTAgtctattttgatcactaccatagactagtgttgtcacgatactggaatttccAACTTTGGTACAATACCTTGAAAAACATCGATATTCAATACCATGGTGAAAACTGTCATATATAATGCtatacagattttttattatcatcacattttttgatattttgttgcaATAGCTCCGTGAGTAAGGGGAGGCGGGTGTGCATAAATTCGCCatcggagagaagagagagcgaGAACGCGCAGCTGGTATCGGTGTATCAATACTTCAGAAAAGGAGCATTGGAACTGTTTTAGATATTTCAGCATTGATACATAtcgaaatattgatatttttgacaacagtAACACAGACATCAGTGTGAATGATTGAATGTTCACTGTGATcatacttgtcaaaggtttaaaaCACATAgcagaatcgttgtcatttaggaagaagattgtgggtgtttgaattgagattgcaatcttttaatgattaatcatgcagctctaataatatattatatatatattacttaagtgttgttttttgtattaaaaGTATAAATGTTTGTTGCATATAACAAAATTGATGTGCACCTTTTAAAATCGAAAAAGTTggtcacaaaaaaatataatcttACGTAAATCTCTGACTGCTGCGGACGGAAGTTCCATTGCATGCTGGCATGCGTGTCTGCATTGAAGGTCACTTTAATAATACGCTCCCTAACTGGCTTCATTGTCTCCACTTGCTCTGTATCATGTCCAGCTACTGCTGACCCTCCCAGCCCTGTTGCCTGAAGTAAGAAAAGAACATGTTATTGTAATACAATAAATGCACCAAAAATGGCTTTGAGATTATCAATCTAATACTGACCTGACAGTACAGTCTGTAGAGCGGAACAGCAGCATACGATATGCCAATCATTCCCACTCCAGCGGCCGCAATGTATGTCAGGATGGTCTTGTTCCTTTTCTTCCAGTCATCTTCCTGGCTCTGATGTTTCCTCTTGTGAGTTTTAGCTCCTCGTGACTGGTTGAGGAATCGCTGTGGGGTTCTCCTGAGGAAGAGCTGGCCACTGGATGTGGCTAGTCCTCTGATGTTGCAGCAATCAATGCATAACCGAGTGCTAGAAAGCACTTGCTGTATATAGTGCTTTGCAGTGCACCCACGAAGAAGTAACGGTAATAGCATAATCCTAGAATTACAAGTGAAATCCCCTCAAGACAGGTGTGTTTCacctaaaacacaaaacaaggaCAGATATGAtcactaaaataataatgatggaTTACATTAATGTGTGTCAGTCCATAACTCAAATAAAGAAGGCCTTGTATCTAGAcgtgaataaatgaaaatgataaaacacacattaaatatttaacagaCATATTTTTAGTATGTAAGAATAGTAAGTCTATCTACTGTTCaaattcagcaagaatgcattaaatttaacaaaagtgacagtgaagactcatatatttgtttttcatatgaatcctgttcttttgaaatttctattcatcaaagtatcctgaaaaaagtttcatggtttccacaaaaattttaagcagcacagctgttttcaagaTTGATAATCATaataagtgtttcttgagcaccaaatcagcatattgaaatgatttctgaaggatcatgtgacactgaagactggagtaatggctgctaaaaattctgctttgccatcacatgaatacaatacattttaatatatattttcattttatattaattaatatatatatatatatatatatatatatatatatatatatatatatatatatacaaacttaCAGCATAGTTAAATCAATTGTGAAACAACTTAGAgtatatacattattttatttgctaCTACATTAATTGTCAAGCTAAAcaacaattaagtatttttcttaaattaaaagaCAATTTAAACCGACTGCCAATCAATAACACAGAATATAAAGACCTGCTACAATACAACTTTAATCATTCAGAATGGAACATGCTAACATGCTCATCCATTCTGTTAAACCGGTTATCAAGCCATTACCATTTATATGTCTATATGATGACCCCGTGACTAAATATCTAATTACGGCTTTAAACGAATTTCATACAGAAGATGCTAAAGCCTTACCTGACTCAAATAATGAAGCTATGTACATGTACACCCTTCAAAAGCATGTTACAAAACATCAAATCCAACACTAACCTATTGGTGCAACAGATTCAAGTTCCCCGGGTACAGGGCGCTACTGCTACAGTTCCGGTGGGTTCTGCAGAAACTGGAAAACTGACTGACGCCGCCTCGATTGAGGTAGGCCTACAGTGCTTGCTTGTTGCTAAGTGAAAATGTgattatcatattaaatattataataaccGTTTTAAGTACCCAAGTTAATTGTGGTAAAAGTTcaaaaactcatctttgataatcACAATGACACATTTAGAAGTTTTTTccctgtgaaaataatttcttcatgccttaaaatggCTTGAATGTAACTACACCCTTGCTAGTGTATTCGCGGAtccaatgaatatgcaaattagtcacCTCCACTCAGTCACACTAGCTCAGACTACCCGAACCCTCTTGGACAACTGTAGTAAACGctacacaatggcaagtggaaatattggtttaattcagccatatatgttttaaaacagatCTTTGGTACTCAGCagtggtgttgactgatgaatttgcacatggtttgtcttaaaaagcatattaaaaagaccacatagacatataaataacatttaaaacttgATTGGTCTTAGGGGGCACAATATGAaagatttttgcattaaaatatgtcaaaacaccactaaaacaatgttacatattttgttgacttgtgcacttgcattatcccaaatgtttccaacaatgttaaatccagagaaatcagctattttaaccagtgtaacgGCTCATGTCATTGCCAGTCAATAACGTCATATCCGCTGCGTACGTCATTGAGTCgctctcatttaagaaaagtaaccgtaataaaattgactgttattatACTGTAATTtgttcttactttgcaatctaatggttagcctacttttcttaaatgagaccacCTCAATGGCGAATGCGGCCTTCATATGCAACCTCCAAAGGAGCCTTCAAAATGAGACGCAGTTAATGTGTTTTAATAGACAACTGAGCAATGGTTTTTACCTTTATTGACAGAAAGCGAATCAGTGTTATATAGCTCAATACCGTTAGTCTGTGaatatcttgttttcttgatttaccaacATATACTTTGTACCATTCTTCAGAGACAAtgctattttgtcaagtggctaacatagcataatcagaaagcattttctccaccatacaatatattttttaaaatgaattgcatgccatttagcaacacaagtcatccagcttttattaatatgatattctaatattgatctagcttactgcaatATGCAGCAAGTGTCTCATACCAGCCACCGaccgaacgcacagagtaactttaacataactttcaacacactcaaatgtatttttagtatgattgttttgaccaagtaaaacagtgctgcattaccccacaattttaatttgtcaaacAAAGTGACCTGTATCAGTAGTAATTCAGCACTTGCGGCtgtttcattagaatgaaataaaataatgtgaatttaagtgatCAAACATAACTGTAATAAAGTTCAAGTGCAGGGAAAAAGGAGGCGAAAGTGAAACGTAACTTTAACcgtaaaatatgcataaacaacaaaacaacatgcggcatataagcataataaacAGCAATGTAAAATGTCCCcggctctcggccccgccctgtttcataccacagtaaggttaatacaattttaatacattagctcacccatgaatatgatttttgCCCGAGTCCCATCAGATTGCTTTCCatcggctgtggaggtgaagacgacaactcccatgattccacactcatttaagccgtcatcaagctacgctgttgttattgttttgaataagtgtcCTCTAGCGGTGAAAcgtacatactgtgcctttaatgattaaaagattatattatttaaaatttgtggtttatatttaggctatatgtgatcattgattttttttttttttttgttttttttttatctttgtgtatttaaaacaaACCGTTCTCAGTGACATATTAAAATGGGAATTTGTTAGTggtaaaacaaaacatgtttttttttttttttttttcatttagacacttttttatggatttcattttttcattatttgtaatgtttatgtatatagttatttttatgtggacaaatataatttatgtttcttatttttctttccaGTTTTACATAGACTGAACAGTACTAGTCATTCAGTATCCCTGCATCAGAAATCATGCAGTCAGACTCACGTCCCCTCGTTCCACATCACAGCCCGGTGTCAAGTTTTGAGCCTTCCTGCCTCGGGAGAGGCAGAATCATCATCAGCTGTGACAGCGCAGAGAGAGGTGAGGCAAACCATGTGACTATGGGGTATCAGGACAGATTAGTGGATAGGTAGGAGTGTGTCTGTTACTGTCTGGGTAGATTGCTGTCTCTCGGTCATCGAGACTGACCTGATTTGAACCACCGCTTTCCCCAACCCCGTGATATCGTAGACTTTACAATACTTCATCAGTTGCTTGTGGACCTGCAATGGCACTGCTCCCAGTGGAGGCAGAACACTTTGACGGGCTATCACTCCTCTACTGGTAAGAAATGCCATTATCTGGTTGTTATCTGGATGAATGACTTTAGATTAAGCAAATACTAATGCTTTTAAAGCTTATTTGTTTTCTATTATAGCCTCATTTGCTGTGCTTATGTAGTTACCTTCTTTATGTTTCTGCTTGTTCGTCTGTGTTGAAAACATGGGCATGGATATTACATTTACGTTGGAACATTTCAGCATTTCCTAATATTCTGTTTACTAATTTGTGCTGCATATAAAATTGCTTTCAATGCTGAAAAGCTTATTAAAAGCTGACAGCAATTACTGTACATAGGAACTTGTTATTTTAGAGTCATTTAGAGTTCATCATCATGTTGATAAACCAGCAGCAAGCGATAGGATAGGATGCACCCTGCCTGCGTGGTTTTGCTGTAGTCACTTGAGTGCATATCCTTACATGGCTTGAGCAAGGTAAGACAGATTAGGTAGAATTAAGTGATCAGTTTAATGCTAGATCTTTTGTAACACAATCGCACGCACTATATCTGAACCTTTGTTTGTTCAGGGTGTCTCGTTAAAGTCAAATCCTTTTATTTCCcttaatgctttttaattgcTTATATGAAGTTAGTGTGGGACAAAAGCATGCATAACCCTTTTGATACAGATTTGATGGAAGTAAACACAACCTGCCTGTTGCAGTAAAGGACAGATCATCATTACACTGAACTT from Ctenopharyngodon idella isolate HZGC_01 chromosome 12, HZGC01, whole genome shotgun sequence carries:
- the LOC127523732 gene encoding cytochrome c oxidase assembly protein COX11, mitochondrial: MLLPLLLRGCTAKHYIQQVLSSTRLCIDCCNIRGLATSSGQLFLRRTPQRFLNQSRGAKTHKRKHQSQEDDWKKRNKTILTYIAAAGVGMIGISYAAVPLYRLYCQATGLGGSAVAGHDTEQVETMKPVRERIIKVTFNADTHASMQWNFRPQQSEIYVVPGETALAFYKARNPTDKPVIGISTYNVVPFEAGQYFNKIQCFCFEEQRLNPHEEVDMPVFFYIDPEFDEDPRMARVDNIILSYTFFEAKEGQKLPIPGYS